The following coding sequences are from one Odocoileus virginianus isolate 20LAN1187 ecotype Illinois chromosome 7, Ovbor_1.2, whole genome shotgun sequence window:
- the FOXI2 gene encoding forkhead box protein I2 — translation MAEYGDGSGPSAAPHGQARAAARPSGFARGDLGTAGAGPRLWLNAPALSSAPYAPGPVPAAPYGAPGPLLAAPGGLAGADLAWLSLPGQQELLRLVRPPYSYSALIAMAIQSAPRRKLTLSQIYQYVAGNFPFYKRSKAGWQNSIRHNLSLNDCFKKVPRDEDDPGKGNYWTLDPNCEKMFDNGNFRRKRKRRGEASAVAPSGPQSLAGAKTPELEPLGAVSPDLRASASTPAPEAAACFSSLASAVGALAGGFSPFPGGLAGDFSFGRPTTIATHSPQVPGPAPGFAAGQQTGGHQLPRRSLHLQPGGD, via the exons ATGGCCGAATACGGCGACGGCTCGGGGCCCTCTGCGGCCCCGCACGGCCAGGCCCGGGCGGCCGCGCGCCCCTCCGGCTTCGCGCGTGGAGATCTGGGCACAGCGGGCGCCGGCCCGCGCCTGTGGCTGAACGCTCCCGCTCTCAGCTCCGCGCCCTACGCGCCGGGCCCCGTGCCCGCGGCCCCCTACGGGGCCCCCGGCCCGCTGCTCGCGGCCCCCGGCGGCCTGGCAGGCGCCGACCTGGCGTGGCTGAGCCTGCCGGGCCAGCAGGAGCTGCTGAGGCTGGTGCGGCCGCCCTACTCGTACTCGGCGCTCATCGCCATGGCCATCCAGAGCGCGCCGCGGCGCAAGCTGACGCTCAGCCAGATCTACCAGTACGTGGCCGGCAACTTCCCCTTCTACAAGCGCAGCAAGGCGGGCTGGCAGAACTCCATCCGCCACAACCTGTCCCTCAACGACTGCTTCAAGAAGGTGCCCCGCGACGAGGACGACCCAG GTAAAGGCAATTACTGGACCCTGGATCCAAACTGCGAGAAGATGTTTGACAACGGCAACTTCCGAAGGAAGAGGAAGCGGAGAGGGGAGGCGAGCGCGGTCGCACCGTCGGGTCCCCAGAGCCTGGCTGGAGCCAAGACGCCTGAGCTGGAGCCCCTGGGCGCCGTCTCCCCTGACCTGCGGGCCTCGGCGTCCACGCCCGCGCCCGAGGCCGCGGCCTGCTTCTCCAGTTTGGCCTCGGCCGTGGGTGCCCTGGCTGGCGGCTTCAGTCCCTTTCCCGGGGGCCTGGCGGGAGACTTTTCCTTCGGGAGACCCACGACGATCGCCACTCACAGCCCCCAGGTCCCCGGCCCGGCGCCCGGCTTTGCCGCTGGCCAGCAGACCGGCGGCCACCAGCTTCCGCGTCGGTCACTTCATCTACAGCCGGGAGGGGACTGA